GAGGCCTGCGGCTGCGTGCTGGACCGCCTGGTTTTGACGGATCTGGCGTCGGTCTGGCAGGTGCACGAAGGGCTTCGCCCGGGTGAGTTCGAGTCGCTGTCGGCCGAAGACCGCGAAGCCATTGAAGCCGATCGCGAGGTGACGCTGGCTTTGATCCGCTACGCCTCGCCCTTGGCGGCGACCCGCTTTCCGCGCCATGTGAATACCCGGACGGCGATGCAGGCGGCTTCGCCGGCCCTGGAGGTGGCGCGCGTGCTGGAACTGGTGGGCATGGGCACGCGACTGGTGCAGGGGCTGGGCGCGGTGTTGCTGCTGGTGGCCGCGCTGTCGGTGTTCATTGCGTTGTGGAACGCGGTGCGCGAGCGCCGGGCCGATATGGCCTTGCTGCGGCTGCTGGGTGCACCGCCCCGCCGCGTGGGCGCTGTGGTGCTTTGCGAGGCGCTGTGGCTGGCGCTGCTGGCGGGAGTGCTCGGCGTGGCGCTGGCGCAAGGAATGACCGCTGTGATGGCGGGCTGGTGGATGGCCGATACGGGCTGGGCGGTTGCCGGCTCGGTCTGGCCACCAAACATGTGGGCTGTCCCGGGGGCTGCCTTGCTTGTTGCGTTGATCGCGGCCGCGGTGCCGGTGATCAGCGCGTACAGGGCCGATGTGGCCGAATTGTTGACTTCAAGGTGAATCGAATGAATCCAAAAATGTGGGCAATGGGTGGGGTGTTGTGTCTGCTCGGCGGGGCCGCCGTGGCCCAGCACAACGACACGGAACGCAAGGAAGACGCTGCGCGTCACCGCGCGATGGCGGCGGCCCACGAGGCGGCGGCCAGGTGTGTCGAGTCGGGCAAGGCGGAAAAGCTGTGTATGGCGGAGTTGCAGGCGGCTTGCAAAGGCTTGGCCATTGGCAGGTACTGCGGCATGAAGCACGCCCATTGAACGCGTCGGGAAAGGCTTTTTCATGAAGAGCAATCGCAAGCTGTCGGGGTGGGTTGCACTGCTGTCTGTTGCCCTCGCAGGGCTCGCTCCCAGGGTGGGTGCGCAGGTTTTGAGCTCGCCCATGGGACCGGGCGGCCCGGTGGCCGGGCAGGGGCCGGGCTACCACAGCCCGCAGAGCGCCTTCCCGCCGTTGGTGCCCCGTCCCGATGTGGTGGCCTGGTCGGTATTGAGCGGCGTGTCGGTCAAGTTCCAGAAGCCCAAAATCATCACCACGTATTCGCCCGCCGTGAAAAAGCTGAACGGCAGCCTGGTGAAAGTCGAGGGCTACATGACGCCACTGGAGGCGGGCACCGCTCACCGCCATTTTTTGCTGGTATCGGTGCCGCCGACCTGTCCGTTCTGTGTGCCGGGCGGGCCGGAGAGCATGGTGGAAGTGCGCACGCTCAAGCCAGTGAAATACACCCAGAACGCCGTCGTTTTGCAGGGGCGACTCCAGGTTTTGACCGATGATCCCCAGGGGCTTTATTACCGGATGACCGGGGCGCGCACGGTGAAATAGCAGCCGCCGCAGGGCACTGGGGGGGCAGGGGCGCTACCATCCACCCCGTGAATATTACCGACCACCCCGTTGTTGCGTCACTGACGCCCGTCTTTATCCTGATCGCGCTCGGCTACCTGGCCGGCCGCTTGAAATGGATCCGTGAATCCGCGGTCAAGGACTTGTCCAACCTTGTCTTTTTGCTGCTGATTCCGGCGCTGCTGTTTCGCACCATGAGCACCGTGCATGTTGAGGCGCTGGATTTGCGCCCGCTGCTGGCCTATTTCCTGGCAGCGTTGCTGCTGTTGGGCGGCTCCATTTTCTGGCGCGGATTTGACCGCAAGAGCGTGGTCATGGCGCTGGGCGGGGTGTTTTCCAACCTGGTCATGATCGGTATCACCGTGGTGCAGCTGGCCTACGGCAAGCCCGCGCTGGTCACACTGCTGACCATCGTTTCGGTGCACGCGATCATCTTGCTCACGGTCACCACCGTGGTGCTGGAGATGGCGGTGGCCAGTGAAAACCGCGCCAATGGCATGGAGGCACCCCACCTGCTCACCACGACGTGGATGGCCTTCAAGAGCGCGCTGATACACCCCATTCCCTTGCCGATCGTCACCGGCCTGCTGTTTGCCCAGACCGGCTGGAGCTTGCCCATGGTGGTCGACAAACCCTTGATGCTGCTGGGCAGTGCTTTTGGCCCGATCGCGCTGGTGCTCGTGGGTGTGACCATGGCCACCACGCAGTTGAGAGGCCATTTGCAGTCGGCCCTGTGGATCACCGCGTCCAAGAACCTGTTGCTGCCGTTGATGGTCGGCATCAGCGCCTGGGCATTCGGCATCACGGGCTTGCCATTGACCGTGATGGTGGTGGCCGCTGCCATGCCCATGGGCGCAAATGTCTTCATGTTTGCCCAGCGCTACGAAGTGGCACAGGAGCTCACCACGGCCAGCATGGTGATGTCAACCGGCTTGGCCTTGTTCACTTTGACCCTGGTGATGCTGGTGATGTCCTGGATCAATTAAGTCCCCCCGCGCCGGCTGCGCCGTCACTCCCCCCAGGGGGCGGCACTGGCGGCCTGGCAAAGCCAGTTCCGCAGTGCCCTGGGT
This region of Hydrogenophaga crassostreae genomic DNA includes:
- a CDS encoding ABC transporter permease, translated to MNVLTLAWRYLWSRPLTAALNLVLLALGLAAMGLVLLAQDRIEHAFDRDLAGIDAVVGAKGSPMQLILSGVFHIDTPTGNVALADVRALAAQPQIAQVIPMSLGDNLKGSRIVGSTPAYAAHYGAQLAQGRWWTAPMEAVLGASVAQTTGLSVGQHFSGAHGLGLGGSEHGDTPYTMVGRLEACGCVLDRLVLTDLASVWQVHEGLRPGEFESLSAEDREAIEADREVTLALIRYASPLAATRFPRHVNTRTAMQAASPALEVARVLELVGMGTRLVQGLGAVLLLVAALSVFIALWNAVRERRADMALLRLLGAPPRRVGAVVLCEALWLALLAGVLGVALAQGMTAVMAGWWMADTGWAVAGSVWPPNMWAVPGAALLVALIAAAVPVISAYRADVAELLTSR
- a CDS encoding AEC family transporter, coding for MNITDHPVVASLTPVFILIALGYLAGRLKWIRESAVKDLSNLVFLLLIPALLFRTMSTVHVEALDLRPLLAYFLAALLLLGGSIFWRGFDRKSVVMALGGVFSNLVMIGITVVQLAYGKPALVTLLTIVSVHAIILLTVTTVVLEMAVASENRANGMEAPHLLTTTWMAFKSALIHPIPLPIVTGLLFAQTGWSLPMVVDKPLMLLGSAFGPIALVLVGVTMATTQLRGHLQSALWITASKNLLLPLMVGISAWAFGITGLPLTVMVVAAAMPMGANVFMFAQRYEVAQELTTASMVMSTGLALFTLTLVMLVMSWIN
- a CDS encoding DUF3299 domain-containing protein; protein product: MKSNRKLSGWVALLSVALAGLAPRVGAQVLSSPMGPGGPVAGQGPGYHSPQSAFPPLVPRPDVVAWSVLSGVSVKFQKPKIITTYSPAVKKLNGSLVKVEGYMTPLEAGTAHRHFLLVSVPPTCPFCVPGGPESMVEVRTLKPVKYTQNAVVLQGRLQVLTDDPQGLYYRMTGARTVK